One part of the Candidatus Eisenbacteria bacterium genome encodes these proteins:
- the secE gene encoding preprotein translocase subunit SecE, which translates to MNEESTGVVQRLIRFLREVWIELQKVAWPSWEELKGSTGVVIVAVILISVFIGVVDAGLLRLVRLVLR; encoded by the coding sequence ATGAATGAGGAGTCCACCGGGGTCGTCCAACGACTGATCCGGTTTCTGCGCGAGGTATGGATCGAGCTCCAGAAGGTCGCGTGGCCCAGTTGGGAGGAGCTCAAAGGTTCGACGGGAGTGGTGATCGTCGCGGTCATTCTCATTTCCGTCTTCATCGGGGTCGTGGACGCCGGGCTCCTTCGACTAGTCCGGCTCGTGTTGCGATAA
- the tuf gene encoding elongation factor Tu, which translates to MAKEKFERTKPHVNVGTIGHVDHGKTTLTSAITKVQALKKLADAITYDQVAKASEAHGRRDATKILTIATAHVEYQTVKRHYAHVDCPGHADYVKNMVTGAAQMDGAILVVDAADGPMPQTREHVLLARQVNVPYIVVFLNKVDTVDDPELLDLVELEVRELLSKYEFPGDATPVIRGSALLAMNSPEDPAATKCIQELMDAIDTFIPDPVRDVDKPFLMPIEDVFSITGRGTVGTGRVERGRVKVGDKVQRIGIKETKDTVVTGVEMFRKLLDDAQAGDNIGLLLRGVEKEELERGMVIAAPGSVTPHTKFRGEVYILKKDEGGRHTPFFDGYRPQFYFRTTDVTGTARLPEGREMVMPGDNVEINVELHTPIAMEKALRFAIREGGRTVGAGVIAEVIE; encoded by the coding sequence ATGGCGAAGGAGAAATTCGAACGAACGAAGCCGCATGTGAACGTGGGGACGATCGGCCACGTCGACCACGGAAAGACCACGCTCACTTCGGCGATCACCAAGGTGCAGGCGCTGAAGAAGCTGGCCGACGCGATCACCTATGATCAGGTGGCGAAAGCTTCGGAAGCGCACGGGCGCCGCGATGCGACGAAGATTCTGACCATCGCAACCGCGCACGTGGAGTACCAGACCGTGAAGCGGCACTACGCGCACGTCGACTGCCCCGGCCACGCGGACTACGTGAAGAACATGGTCACCGGCGCGGCGCAGATGGACGGCGCGATTCTCGTCGTCGACGCGGCGGACGGCCCGATGCCGCAGACGCGCGAGCACGTGCTCCTCGCGCGCCAGGTAAACGTGCCCTACATCGTCGTCTTCCTGAACAAGGTCGATACGGTGGACGATCCGGAGCTTCTCGACCTCGTCGAGCTCGAGGTGCGCGAGCTGCTCAGCAAGTACGAGTTCCCGGGCGATGCGACTCCCGTCATCCGGGGCTCCGCGCTGCTCGCGATGAACAGCCCCGAGGATCCAGCCGCGACGAAGTGCATCCAGGAGCTGATGGACGCCATCGACACGTTCATTCCCGATCCGGTGCGCGACGTCGACAAGCCGTTCCTCATGCCGATTGAGGACGTGTTCAGCATCACGGGCCGCGGAACGGTTGGAACCGGCCGAGTCGAGAGGGGCCGCGTGAAAGTCGGCGATAAAGTGCAGCGCATCGGCATCAAGGAGACCAAGGACACGGTCGTGACGGGCGTCGAGATGTTCCGCAAGCTGCTCGACGATGCGCAGGCCGGGGACAACATCGGCCTCCTTCTCCGCGGGGTCGAGAAGGAAGAGCTCGAGCGCGGAATGGTGATCGCGGCTCCCGGATCGGTCACGCCGCACACCAAGTTCCGCGGCGAGGTTTACATCTTGAAGAAAGATGAAGGCGGCCGGCACACGCCGTTCTTTGACGGCTACCGCCCGCAGTTCTACTTCCGGACGACCGATGTGACCGGCACCGCGCGGCTTCCGGAAGGCCGCGAGATGGTCATGCCCGGAGACAACGTCGAGATCAACGTCGAGCTGCACACGCCGATCGCCATGGAGAAGGCGCTCCGTTTCGCGATCCGCGAGGGCGGGCGCACCGTGGGCGCGGGCGTGATCGCGGAGGTCATCGAGTAG